The genomic interval CGGCGTCGCCGTCGGCGTACACAGCACTGCCTGCATGTCGTGCTCGCCGATCAGGCCGACAGCCGTCTCGAGCCATTCGAAGTCGTACTCGCCGGGGTTGGGCTCCATGCGGTTCCAAGCGAACTCCGCCATCCGGACGTACTCGATGCCCGCCTCGGCCATTCGCTCGATATCGTCCGCCCAGCGCTCGCGCGGCCAGTGTTCAGGAAAGTAACAGACGCCAGTGTGCATCGTCGTGAACACGCCTTGAAAGGCCAATAAAGCCACGGGCCGCGGCAGGGTGCACCGACTCGAGTTTGGGTTCGGTTGGGTTTTCGAGTCGAGTCTCGAACCTTGCGCGGTCTGTGAGCACGAGCGGCCCGTGACAGCGCCGGTTAGCTCGAGGTAAACGCCGGCACGTCACCGGGCGTATCGAAGTCGTGATAGTGCTCTCCACGCTCAGTGCTGAGAATGTCGAGTGCGGCTGTTGCCCCATCACCCGCGGCGATAACAGCTTGCCATTCTTCGGCGCGGACCATTGCACCCGTCGCGTACAGGTTCGCAACACTCGTTTGCATATTTAGATCGACATCGACCGTGTCATCGTCGTCGAACGCACAGCCCAGATCGTCCGCAATCGAGCGGTCTGCACCAGTCGCGAGGATAGCATACTCAGTCTTGTACGTCGCATCGCTTGTTTCAATCCGGAAACCATCGGCAATCGTCTCGAGTCCCGTTACCTCCTCGCCCGTATGGAGGTCTGCCCCGCGGTCACGGACCTGTCCGCGCGTCAGTTCCACGTACTCGCTGCCACTAATGCTTCGAATTCCCGGATAGTTGAATAAATGGGCCTTGTGCATCCACGTCTCGTCTGTGTCGAACACAACCGTCTCGAGGTCGTTTTTCGCCGTAAACAGTGCTGCACTCAATCCGGCGGGGCCACCGCCGATAATCGCAACATCGGGCATGTCTCGAGCCACCACGACCGCCGAAATAAACGGTTTCCACTCGCTCACAGAGTGTCATCGCAGTCGACTCGATGTCACTCAGACAGTGAAACCCGCTCGAGGGCGATCTGTTCGGCCGCCAACTCCGACTCGTCCTCACTCGAGACGACGTACCCGCCACGATCGGACTCGACCGACGACTCCTCGTTTTCCTCGGTGTCGTCCGCTGCGAGTACGATTACACCGTCGGCGAGCAGCGGCGCAAGCACGCCCGCAATGACTGCGCGAAGGTCCGAGAACGACTCGCGAACAACGACTCGATCACCGTGCTCGAGGCCGTACGTTGTGATCACGTCTCGACCCGCAGCGAGCGCATCGGCATGAGACAACGTTCGATCGCCGTCGGTCAACAACGCGGTGTCTGGGTCGATAGACACTGGTGGGAACGACGGATTCTCACTCCAGAGGCCGGCATCGAAGTTGTGCACGTCCGGGTCCGTTGGCTTGTCACCGTACCCAACCCGCTGAGCCCCCGGTGGAAGCTCATAACCCCCAGTTTCGAGAACCTCGACAGGCGCGACAAGTGTCCGAAACGACTCGTCCGCGGCTCGATCTGTCGGTGGGTCGAACTGGGTTCGGGCCTCGAGTAGCGCCGTTCCGAAAAACGCGAGCAAGCCGATCGGACCGGTGCCGACGACGCCGACGGTTACTCCGTTTCGCACGCCCGAGTGTCGCAGGAAGTTGCCCGCCTTCCACGAGGTGGTACAGAGCCAGTGGAGGTCGTACTCCCGACCAGTTGCGTCGATGAGTGCCGTTCGATCGCCAGCACGTTCGCGGCGCTCGCGCGTGAACAACTCATCGACTGTCGCGACGGTCATACACCACACTCAGCAGTGCGACGAAAAAAGACCGCCGATACCATCGTTTCCCCCGTTGTCAACGACCCGTATGTGAGGAGGTTGCTGCTCAGAACGCCCGCTTAATCTTCTCGAAGAAGCCTTCCTTGATCTCGATTTCGTCACCGCCTGCTTCGGCAAACGCCTCGAGAGCCTCACGCTGTTCCTCGTTGAGTTGCTCGGGCGTGACGACCTGAATCTGTACGTAGAGGTCGCCTTGTCCGCGCCGTCGGAGACGAGGCATTCCCTTCCCCCCAAGGCGGAACGTCTCGCCGCTTTGGGTGCCTGTCGGTACCTCGAACTCGACTGCGCCGTCGAGCGTCGGCACCTCGACCGTATCGCCAAAGGTCGCTTGCGGGAACGATATCGGGAGTCGGTATTGAAGGTCATCACCCTCGCGTTCGAACTCCTCGTGCTCGCGGATCGTGATGTCAATCAACAGATCGCCGTGTGGACCACCCTCGGGACTTGGTGCTCCCTCACGTTCCATCCGCAGCGTCTGGCCGTCCTGAATACCCGCCGGCACCTCGATCGTAAGCGTGGTCTCGGTCCGAACGAAGCCATCGCCGTGACACTCACTGCAACTGTCAGAGTATAGCGTCCCCTCACCCTCACACCGGCGACACGTCGTCGTCTGCTGGACCCGACCGAGCGGTGTCTGTTGAACTTGCTGGGTCTGGCCTCGTCCCTGACACTCCGGACACGTCTGGGAATCCGCATCCGGCGGATGACCCTCGCCATCACACGATTCACAGGCCTCCGGACGCTCGATCGTAAACTGCTTCTCTGCGCCGTCGAACGCCTCCTCGAGATCGATCTCGAGTTCGGTTCGCAGATCCTGTCCCTTTCGCTGGCGACGACCGCGGCCAGCCCCGCCAGTGAACATCTGCTCGAAGATATCCCCGAGGCCGCCGCCCATACCGCCACCGCCCATACCGCCGAACGGACCGCCTCCCATGCCACCAGCGCCGCCACCGCCAGCGTCATAGCCGTGTTTTTCGGCCTGCTCGTAGCGGTCGTGACCCATCCGGTCGTAGGCCTGGCGTTTTTCCTCGTCAGTCAGGACCTGCTTTGCCTTCTGAATCTTCTTGAACTTCTCTTCCGCGTCGGGATCATCGCTTACGTCCGGGTGATACTCTGTGGCCTTCTCCCGATAGGCCGATTTGATCTCATCGGCGGAGGCATCCTTGCTCACACCGAGTGCGTCGTAAAAGTCCTCGCTCATTCGTTAGCCACCGATACTCGCTTGCGCCACTTGAAACGAACGTTCCGATACGAACTTTTT from Natronolimnobius sp. AArcel1 carries:
- a CDS encoding NAD(P)/FAD-dependent oxidoreductase — encoded protein: MPDVAIIGGGPAGLSAALFTAKNDLETVVFDTDETWMHKAHLFNYPGIRSISGSEYVELTRGQVRDRGADLHTGEEVTGLETIADGFRIETSDATYKTEYAILATGADRSIADDLGCAFDDDDTVDVDLNMQTSVANLYATGAMVRAEEWQAVIAAGDGATAALDILSTERGEHYHDFDTPGDVPAFTSS
- the dnaJ gene encoding molecular chaperone DnaJ, translated to MSEDFYDALGVSKDASADEIKSAYREKATEYHPDVSDDPDAEEKFKKIQKAKQVLTDEEKRQAYDRMGHDRYEQAEKHGYDAGGGGAGGMGGGPFGGMGGGGMGGGLGDIFEQMFTGGAGRGRRQRKGQDLRTELEIDLEEAFDGAEKQFTIERPEACESCDGEGHPPDADSQTCPECQGRGQTQQVQQTPLGRVQQTTTCRRCEGEGTLYSDSCSECHGDGFVRTETTLTIEVPAGIQDGQTLRMEREGAPSPEGGPHGDLLIDITIREHEEFEREGDDLQYRLPISFPQATFGDTVEVPTLDGAVEFEVPTGTQSGETFRLGGKGMPRLRRRGQGDLYVQIQVVTPEQLNEEQREALEAFAEAGGDEIEIKEGFFEKIKRAF